Part of the Pseudomonas baltica genome is shown below.
TGCGTTGGATTCGACCGCCGGCATCATATTTGATAGTGGTTTCCAGTTGCGTGGCGCCGACCCGCTCGATCTGCTCCAACAAGCGTCCAGCCGCAGAATGACGATAGGAGACCTCCCGAGTTTTCCCTGCGGTCTCACTGCGCTCCAGGATGATCCTGCCAGCTCGATCGTAGTGGTATTCCTGCGTCCCCTGGGACGAGGTGGCTTTGGTAAGCGCCGCCGTTATCGGGTGATACTCGAAGGTGCAGGATTCTTCGGCGTGGGTAGCGGTGGCCTCGTTGCCCAGGCCCAGATCATATTCATAGCTGATGGTCTGTTGTGCGGGGGTGATACGTTCATCGACCACGTCCAGATTGCCGTAGTAGCGCAATTGCGTGTTCCGTGACCCTACCGTTGACTGAACGACACGCTCCAATCCATCGAAGCGCTGGCTCGCCACCACGCTCGGTGCCGTTGTACGGTGATTGTGGCTCACCTGGATTTCGGTGATCAACGCCGAGCTGCTGTGTTCGGCATAATGCTGATAGATACGGGTTCGGTCCGGCAACTGCTGGCGAGTGAGTCGCCCGAACACGTCGTAATCGTGGGAAGTGCGGCCGCCGTTGCTAGCGATCTTCAAGCGCACCTGGCCGTACCCGTCATAAACGGATCGCTCGCGGCTGACCCAGGCAGCATCGGGCTCCGAGTCGGGCGGGTAGATGATGACGGATTCCGGCTTGCCGAACTGATTGTTGTACGTGGTGGTCTTGGCCATGCCGTCCTGCCACCGGGTCACGGTTCGCTCGAAGGGGTCGACCAGGGTATTGACGCCAATTCCGTTGGCATCCACCTCGCGGCGTTCCTGGTCCCACTCGTCGTACTCCAGGCGTCGAGTCGTCGCCAATGGCTGGTCGTCGAGCCAGTCGTGTCGGGTTTCCTCGAGCAATTGCATTTCGTGGCCATACTGAGCGCTATACACCAGCCTGAACTGATCATCGTCACTACTGCCATCTGCTTTTTGCTGTAGCTCGCGGATCGTACGGCCCATGCCGTCGAGCTCCTCGATGGTTTCGATGCCTTCTGCATCCACCACGCGATGCTCGGCAAAGCGCCCCGTAGTCGTGGGCCAGGAATAGCTATAGCGGCGGACGGCAGGATACCGGCCGTCGGCACTGTCCACCCCTTCACTGGTCAGGCGCCCTAACGCGTCATATTCATTGCGCAGGATGCGACCTTCAAGCGTGTGCTCTTCCAACAGCAAGCCGGTATACAGCTCGAAACACTGCAGGCTTTCGCTCGTGGTCCCATCGAACGCGTGGCTGACTTGCTCCCGGTGGGTCAGGCCCCCTGGGCGAGTCACATAGTCATAGTCGTGGGTGATGGTGGAACGGTAACCGTTTAGCTCTTCGACCGTGGTATGCGGCTTGCCGTGACGCCCGGGGATATCCGGGCAATCGTAGTAACTGTAGGTGGATTGCAGCTGCACCTGTTCGCCGGCTGGCGTCTCGGTGCTGGTGGTGGAGGTGTCGAGCACCAGCGGCGTCACCGGGCCACCGTTCAGCGGTGGATGAGTCTTGTACGTGTAGGCCGTGATCATTACCGGCTCATCGCTGTACACCCGCGTCGACTGTTTGCGTTTGACCGGTATCTTGCGGGCGCTCGTCAGCCGTGGGAGTGGCGCCGCAACCGGAGCCGACGGCTTGGCCGGATAACGTCGATGCGCTTTGGCCTGGCGGCAGAATCCGTACGGGTCTGGAGGGCAGCCAGGCTCCCCCAGTGCCGAGTAGTAGCTCCAGGTCTCGCGAACGCCACTCGGATCGATATGCTCGATCTTGTTGCCGAAGGCGTCGAAGCGAGTGGTTTCAACTTCGTCGCGCAGACTCGTGGGGTCGTCCACCAAGGTCCACCGCGACAGGGTCTTGCGCGGCAGCTGGCATTGCGGCATTTGCAGATCGAAAGGCAGGCTGTCGTCCAGATGGTACTCGGTTGCGTTGATCAGCCGAGCGTTGCCGTTGGTGGTCACTTGCTCGGTGAGCAGGTGATACCGATTGTAGGTGGACTTGATGGTGCGCCCCGCAACATTGTCCTTGTAGCGGGTCTGGATGCTGTAGTACTCGTAGGCCTCGGTCACCCTGTAGAGATTATCCATGCCATCGTCGCGCCAGGTGAGGCTGGCGGCGTTATAACCCAGAAAGTTGTTGCTGCTATAGGTATAGCGCGTTTCGGTCACCGGTTGTCCGCGGCCCGGATCGATGACGTGTTGGGTGACCCTTGGCAGCACCTTGTTGCTGGCGGGAAATGGATGACGTCCGCCATGTACGTTGGTCTCTATCGCCCCTTGGGGTGAGCGCAAGCTCTTGAGGCAGGTGTAATCGCCAATACGCTCGTAATCGAAGCTCCATCGCGCATTTTCGCCGCTCGGTAAAATCAGGTGCTTCAGCCAGCTAGTGCTGGTGTCGAGCATCAGCATGTAGGTGGCCAGAATCCGGTCGCTAGCGCCCTCCAGATAGCTGAT
Proteins encoded:
- a CDS encoding RHS repeat-associated core domain-containing protein; the encoded protein is MTAHNNISSNAFNAVSFVSNGVDPRTGQYTVTVNLPELNGNQLCGPALPLGLSFSPINTRDSGYGVGWDLSLTQFNPTTRVLSLASGETYKVTGQGSEPKIAECKLETFKFFDEGAGRYRVVHKNGLVEVLAASGIAGYVLALPVQIQSPEGHSLSLSYEPYGNFQRLREVKQADGRQLLLLRYSSGSLNISYLEGASDRILATYMLMLDTSTSWLKHLILPSGENARWSFDYERIGDYTCLKSLRSPQGAIETNVHGGRHPFPASNKVLPRVTQHVIDPGRGQPVTETRYTYSSNNFLGYNAASLTWRDDGMDNLYRVTEAYEYYSIQTRYKDNVAGRTIKSTYNRYHLLTEQVTTNGNARLINATEYHLDDSLPFDLQMPQCQLPRKTLSRWTLVDDPTSLRDEVETTRFDAFGNKIEHIDPSGVRETWSYYSALGEPGCPPDPYGFCRQAKAHRRYPAKPSAPVAAPLPRLTSARKIPVKRKQSTRVYSDEPVMITAYTYKTHPPLNGGPVTPLVLDTSTTSTETPAGEQVQLQSTYSYYDCPDIPGRHGKPHTTVEELNGYRSTITHDYDYVTRPGGLTHREQVSHAFDGTTSESLQCFELYTGLLLEEHTLEGRILRNEYDALGRLTSEGVDSADGRYPAVRRYSYSWPTTTGRFAEHRVVDAEGIETIEELDGMGRTIRELQQKADGSSDDDQFRLVYSAQYGHEMQLLEETRHDWLDDQPLATTRRLEYDEWDQERREVDANGIGVNTLVDPFERTVTRWQDGMAKTTTYNNQFGKPESVIIYPPDSEPDAAWVSRERSVYDGYGQVRLKIASNGGRTSHDYDVFGRLTRQQLPDRTRIYQHYAEHSSSALITEIQVSHNHRTTAPSVVASQRFDGLERVVQSTVGSRNTQLRYYGNLDVVDERITPAQQTISYEYDLGLGNEATATHAEESCTFEYHPITAALTKATSSQGTQEYHYDRAGRIILERSETAGKTREVSYRHSAAGRLLEQIERVGATQLETTIKYDAGGRIQRTVAGQLRTDFEYNPQGQLARTTTQDLYSGNTSVTELEYDALKREILRTQRLSGAEYQTALTWAPDGHLQHRELRTGIAQTLALRESFTYDLRGRLIEYVCSGPDLPQDAYGNSIVCEQFDFDELNNLMFCTRCFGDGSKDEARHFYADDDRCQLRAVTHTHPDYPAETLFSYDADGNLTLDANGRALQYDRQGRLLQVSQADGAPLTRYRYDAHDHLLGVTRSTDAETLRFYQGNKVCSMVESERVRSFSYADEVPLGEQRVGEPDDTLLTLCGETHTVLAELRGKGQVKRASYTSYGDTPKALDSALAFNGEVREADTGWYLLGKGYRAYDPQLRRFLSPDSASPFGVGGLNSYAYCLGDPVGLRDPSGHFAQPQRELREYNKALAAAAGKNALASLGMGTMFAVLGAVVFAPLTGGLSLASLSVGLAIEMTELSLRTAWLNDIQAKGKSTQAYSIYDNLTLIVGIVGISASLSQAIPKIGAKLSKRIRMDQLYEQGKNIPRPKTKAPQVSPRSQSIPYAGITRPRPSVKPRSPVNEMMLDPRTGIGSTNVAPNVETPFRYDDPSGSNIDFVSGLSTEFEAGLGQTSQMRSKFKFTGATRDREKRVRSPLSAEQMY